From the Falco naumanni isolate bFalNau1 chromosome 7 unlocalized genomic scaffold, bFalNau1.pat SUPER_7_unloc_3, whole genome shotgun sequence genome, the window CACTTTGGTTTCTACACTCCTctgacaaaacaagaacagttgtctgtagaaaagtgtttcttggtGGAAGCCCAAGCACTGTGTTCAGGTACCTACCATACTTAGCCTAAAGTGACTACAAATAGCAGTAGAAACATCACCTGAAAGCAGTTCCTAGGATTTTCTGTGATCGAGGAggcctgtgttaaaaaaataagaaaaaaagtcttgattaTCAGAACTTGCTTTAAGATCATCTTGAACATGCTACAATATTTTAGGAAACGCTTATGACACACAAGCCCTTGCCGAGATTCCACATACTCATTGGTCTGTACCTGCATGCTACTCATGAATCAAACATGCAACCGTCCATCAGTTAACAAACAATTCATACCTCATCCAAAGCGTCCCACGCGCAGAGGCAACCcaaaggctgctgtgcaggtcCTGCACAAATAGAAAGGCTCATACTTCCTGCCACTGCTACACCACCACCAGGCTTGCAAGTACAGCCATGTACCTCCTGAAGATGAGGAAGCGCAAGGAAAAGCTTTAGATTCCCACACCACGGTTTCTCCATCCACTTGCCTTGAGGAAGATACTACAAGGTGACTAACGCATTTCTGAAGGCCTCTCCACCATGACAGCATGCATTCACCATTCCCAAACACTAACGACTCTACCAGTTGTTTCCACAATGGTTCCAGCTGAAGGAATAGAAAGCTGACCTGCCCGATCCATTTGCAACTTTTGCAGAGCAGCGGCATTCATCCCTTATCCCCACGTGCAGGTATTTCTTGGATCTTTGATGCTAGTGGCACCTAGCCTCTCATTTTAGGGCAGCATGCCAACACCAGGAGAGGGTGCCATCCAACCAGAAATGGAGGATATACTGACAAGACAGCACTAAGCATCCCGATCTAAATTAACCCCCCAAACAAGGCCATGCttagcagcacagtgctgtggcatCCAGAAACTCTTGGTAGTGCCTGGAAGCACTAATATGCCCAAAGCTTACAGGAGAGCCACATAAATTCAGGGGGTTTTGCTTGCAGATGCTTCATGGGTACTAGGATGCTGCTGTACTGTTTGTTTGAGACACGCTGAAACTCGCCGGTATACTTTATTTATTGAGAACTAACATTAGAAAGACACGGCAAAACCACAAGTCAGTAATATCTACTCATGGTGGAGGAGAGGTCTGTGTTgaagaaggctggaaaacatgaccattcaaaccatgctgatgcagctgatacagaactggACTGTACGAATACATCGATGACAGCAACAATGCTGTAGTCAGGCTTACATTCGAATATCTGCAATTGTAATCAGATTCTCTGTCCTCCATAAATCTGAGGAATACAGCAGTAAtacctggagcacagagagcagcttagGGTGAAATCAAACTTAGAAAGGTAACTACCAACATTTGGGAATGTGCtcaactgctttctgagcttcaggtttggaaaagatCAACTGCTCCTTCACCGTCCTGGCACAAAAGGCAATACGCTTTAGGAcgttgctctttttctcttgcccaACACAGGCATTGTCTTTAGGAATCTAATAGGAATCACTTAagaatgaaacttctttttGCACGGTTTGCCAGCTGGccactctcagtctttcctctggagacagtatgcagcccacacacacacccccctttGGGGTGTAAGAATaccctgcccccctcccccaaacaaAGGAAGCAGTCAAACATGGAGACTCGGACTGCTGGCAGATGGGAACAAATCACCAGTTCACACTGCAATGTGTCTCTCCGTTTACTctaaaagcaatacaagcaaaagcataCAATAAGGAATCTCTCTGCttagaggaaacaggatggagaaCTTGACTCTCAGAAAAACCAACCCCAAGAACAAACTCAATTCAAACGTCTGAACAGCTACCACTGTTGGAGCTTGAATGCCACGTCCCAGCGGGCTGAAAAATCTAAGTCTGCTTTGGGACAGATACATTCAAATCTGCCCTGTCACAACAcaatttaacagcagctttaGCAAGAAAGATACAACCGGAATGCCTCCGTAAACTAACAGCCACAAAGAAGGTGAACACACTGAAACCCCTCCCAAAGAACACAACGCGTTATGGCTACTTACCCAAGGTCTGTCTTGCCGGTAGCTTTAACTCCTCTAACAGGGACTCTCCTAACAGTTACCGATGAGTGCCTTGGAATCAGGGCATTGTCATCTGTGTATTCTGGAAACAACatcaatacagagaaagcatcagtcAGTTTGTAAGAGTGATATTAACATGTCGTGACGTAGCACTTCAGGGAACCCCTTTACAgatagaaaagcaacattttacacACAGCGTCATGCTTTTATCATCTCCACACACTCACGGcacctttccagaaatcttcaggtctgatagtcaaacacaagcagcaaaatcttttccatttgttttgaatCGTTTcaatgccaacagcaaaatggTCTCTAAAGTCACTAAAGCAGTGTCTGCTAAAGCATGAGGTTCTTTCCTGATCTAACTTCcattgcttttgctcctgttaGCTTACAAAACCCTAGAACATGTCTCTATAATAGCGAGCACGGAAGaggacacccccaccccgcctcccaccttttcaaacacatcccaaccatccattttgccttcccaccatcttcaaaaagagtccaccatctcttttttttccccccagtgaTGTGTAAAATCCTGTTTACTTTTAGCTTCTATTAGCATTGCTTCTATTACGAGATTTCCGTGATCACGCGGCTCGGAAAAATCTGAACAAGTTGGCCATCTTCACTCAGGGTTCACTGAAGGGTCTTTCCAAGATCATGTCAACATTTAGTCAGGACTCCTGCACAAAGTTATAAAACCCACGACCGTATCTCCACAGGGAAGATCTCCAAGAACCCCCTTTAGGCAGGACATCCTGGCCgagttctttccttcatcttctgaaggtgACTTTAAGCACGTAGATGCTGTTCAACAAAAACGGAAATTCACCGTTAtgtataaaaccccaaaatctggcATACACATAAATGACACCGAAATGTATTCCTTAGCTTTGCTCTGACAACCGCTGggggatttttgcattttcacaggGAAGACACCCTTACAGAAGTTCCAGTAAGCATCTGTGTCACAACCTGTACGTCTGCCTCTACCTGCATGTCTGTCTCTACCGCTGTATATGACACGCGATCCCGTAACACCCCCAAGACCCCTAACACCGTGCTGTTAAGTCTGCTCACAGATACTCTCCTGAACATACTTTACCCATCTGTAGGTAAACAGCGTGTTTAGGTCCAACCACTTAAAAGGCTGGGGCCAAAGTTACAGTTACCACAGCAGGCATGTcattctgtttcagttttaatacatcaaacagggagaggaaaaaatcctgtgAGTACACATTGTAAAGACAAGACTGTTGTGGGAatgtcacagaaccacaggaaaaaagaaaaaaaaacccaaccgataaaatttgaatgtttaagGAATGGAGACGGTTTCCAAGTCTTTGTATTTCTGACAAGTCATATTCCAAAGTCTTCAATCACATGCAAGCTTTGCCAGACGGTAGATTACCAAGCTGAAACAGCACGCTAAGTAATACAAAACCATTACCGTCTCCGAGAATCAAGCACCATTTCTCAGATTCAAAAGAACTTAGGGCTTCTCTAAGAACATTTTTAGGTATATTCACCATAACTGATCTGCCATAAAACTTCAGTACTGCCCAGACACCGTCTAACACGCAGTACCACGACAAAAATGCACCGTTTGAAAGAAACGAAGAAATGATGCCCAATagcatctgaatgaaaatgtcttaGGTGCAGGAAAGAAGCTGTATTGGCAAGAAATGCCAAGTATACTTTAGACAGAACGCTCGTCTGCAAGATGGCTTTCCAGGGTCTGCATAGATTCTCACTCACAGATACACTCTTGATCCCAAACGTTGCTactgagcagtttctgcagcagccaagcaccacttTTCCAATGCGGTGGAGTAAAAGTAgctgaagacaaatttcagtcaccaaacccacttttttttcccctttaaattaGCCATCCACTCCTTTTCTATCAcgttcagccttctctgccggctttcaaagaaatctggcaGGTTTGTGATGACAAGGCGTTGTCCCACATTCCCTTCTCGTTTTACCTAGAAGGGCTCCCAGAAACCAAACCTCTTCCACGCGCGGTGTCGCACACGGACCCCGtacgctgctgtgcctggctgcgcACACAGCCCTGACGGCAGCTGCCAGCGCACAACCAcggaagagcagctctgaggccccAGCACAAGTCACCGCTGCCGGCCGCGGCCCAACCGCCTCACTGGGCGCCTGCACCACCGCCAGCCGGCCGGTCCCCGgtccccgcgcccgccgcccccacgCACCTTCCATGGTCTGGGCGTTGGTGACCTGCAGGTCGCAGCGGGTCGCCTTCAGCCTCTCGCGGCCCATGATCTGGCGCCTGAGGTCGCGCAGGGAGATGTGGGGGCCGTGAAAGGTGACCACATCAgagctcagcctggaggagaactTGTAGTGGACACACGACATGGCCGGGGCCAGGCGGTGCCCGCTCCGCGATGGCACCTCACGCAGCAGCTGGCCTCGCGGCCCCCACAGCAGGTCAGGGCCCAccgaggggctggggccagcagcgcGGGCTGAGCCCGCCGGCTCCTCCTCGCAGCCCCGGTGGGAGGACGACGGGGACAGGCCCTGGCTCGGCCTCCGCTCCCTCCTCGCACCAGCGCTGCCAGGCCAAGCTGCTCGCTATGGCAACCCGGGCGGCTCCGCATTGTGACAGAGGGGCTCAGGGGGCCACTCAGCGCCCCTGGGGGAGGGGCCTTCATCAGCCCCGCCTGGGCCGCCAgtgtccctgctgtcccccagcctgtcACCGCCCCGtgccctgtcaccccccaggctgtcatggcttgctgtcccctcctgtcaccctccAGGCTGTCACGgcttgctgtcccctcctgtcaccccccaggctgtcactgcctgctgtcccctcctgtcaccccccaggctgtcactgcctgctgtcccctccggTAACCCCCAGGCCTGTCCCCGCAtactgtcccctcctgtcaccctccacactgccactgcctgctgtcccctcctgtcaccccccaggctgtcactaCATGGTGACATAAGCTAcataagataaaaaagaaaaaagacaaaaaccaaaatgaaaacctgcTTTGATGAACACCGAAACACCCGTGACTTTCTCAGACTCTTCACTACCCCACATGTGAGTCAAGGGACAGGGTCTCCTAAAGGCCCTTTTGCAGGCACTTCCTGAagacacccccatcccccaccccccaccccaccctgctttTCTACAAGTGCACAAAGAGgttaagaagagtttcatgtttAAGTTAAAGgaggcagtttctgaaattagcTTAGGTGAAAAAACCAAGGTGGTGTACTCAtggattttctcctctgcagagccatgaagaaaacatgaaccgcactccccaaaggcaaaggagcaaactgagggagagcagctcatTGGCACCTTTCAGAGCTTCAACAGTCTGGAGAAACGGGGAAAGAACCCATACAAAGATAAAGAGCAGCCAAGATgcacttttataaaatgcacattgGGGCCTGTTCCAGATCTCCGAATGACTTTCAATATTGCTTTGCTTGACTATTAGACCAAGGCCTAAAGTGGAGTGATAGCTTCTGCTTGCCGGGGCATGGTAAGATCACTCAAACGAGCGACAAGGTAACAAGTAAACACCAAAGGCAACAGCGGAGCTTACCGTTTCCCTCCACTGGCGACCAGCTGTGCAGTAAACCAGCTTAACCAGCCTCCCTAAGGATGGCTCTAAAGtcgctgaaaaggaaaaaaagaaggtaagtcCTTAGCCTGGAATGTAAAGGCACCATCTTGgctcccaggcaggtggcactgATGGCCCAGCAGGGTCATGTCCCCACGttccaggaaagataaaaaaagcgCAGGACGTGTTTGTGGGGTGGGTTTGATGCATCCTTTCCATTTGCtgaaagcctgaggaaggaCGTACCCCACGGTAGGACCGGTGGCACTTTAGACCTGAGGTTAAAAAGTGCTGCACATCAGTGACGCTCCCCAAGCTGCTTTCAccaccaaacagaaaaagatttgcTCTCTCCAGTATGGTGGGAATGATGCCATAAAGTCGGTCATGGAGAGAAACCCTCTAAGCCTTGCTTGCAAGTTTCAGAAGGCCGGCATTCtttatggcagtgctgggagcacgggggaatgtttcctctgaGCGTGCTCACCCAGTTCCTCGAGGGTACGCACTatggacagcagagcacttgcacacTCATAGCGCattacacatgcattttcagtCAGTCACGGGATGGGTTACaagttgcttgctttaatgcaaaCGAGCACACACCCtcaggcagcactgctgaggttttttactAGCTCCCCGTGCTCCCCAAGCGGGGCCTTGCCCTCTCTCGGGGGGCTATCTGAGTCAGAGGTCACGATCTCCCCCCacaacaattacctttgtccgaATTCCAACCAACATTCTGCGGATCGCAGCACTCTATCGGCTTGTCTCCTCCTGCGACCACAACGTCCTCACCCAGAGGCTCTTTCTGCATCACCGAAGAGAACGCAGatcttttccccatccattcTTTGTTCCCCATCCTTCCCGAGGCTGACTCCCTGGATGAGAGGTCCCTTAATTCGTCACttctaacagctttagagagtcAGCTTGGCCTAAACTTTGTGCGCAGGTGTGTTTAACGTAGAGCTACACACCAAATCAGAGCGTGgcaactggggagctcagacTTCTCGTCCCTTTGCCGagccagcagccttcccttAACAGAATCCCTGGACACAAACTTATATGCAGTGGCATCAAACGTCCCGCCAGACAAtccctaaaatccttccccccaaaCAACCCTGAAAGACTTCCCTTGACCCACTCCTCCACCCTGGCTGTTCCTGAAAtcatcccccacctccacctccccgCCCTGTCCCTAAAACCTTTCCCTCCAGACCCTGGTccagccctcccccaccctcggtccgtccctaaaatccttcccccaATCCCCCGGTTCTTCCCTACAGGCCTCCATTAACCCCCCGTCCGTCCCTAAAACCCTTCCCCCAGGCCCCCCAGTCTGTTCtctaaaaaacacacacacactcaatCCCTCCCACGCCCCCACCCCCGGTTTATCAATAcacaccccccttcccccccccccccccacaaacacacatccttgccccacccccacacaccccgctCCATCCCTAAACACCTTCATCCATTCCCACCTGTCCCCCCCTaaaccccttccccccgccccctcccctgcccccgtccctctgtccctggcatggcccaactgcccagcaccaccagaccacTCTGGCCCAAACACCGTAAGGCAACGGTTCCCACCTGCCACAGCAAGtcgaggaacatttttttttcttaaatagagAGAGTTTTACTTCATATGATGCTGACTACGCCGAATTATGTTTTGCTGGCTGACTggatacacagcaaagctgaactccAGATCAAATGTAGTCAAATCTATCAAATAtatcaaataatggaatatatcaAACGCAGTTTcttatattgcaataaaagaaaatagcatgcaatatgataaaaggaaccagtagcagttactgtgagcgatatgataaaagagcaataggagcgaAGCATCCATTTGTTATCCCAAAGTGTTAACGTgactaaggaaaggagacatcaccAATTCCCACCCCAACAACACCCAGGCCCACCCTTCGGCTGGGAGCCCccttgcagccagtgccaggagtctctcgggaactgggaaattcccctggagaaggtgccaggaaggaattctcttgctgcttcccaCTGTGCatggcagccatgtgaggcacagcacaagggttctgctccctgctttctgtggtgagaaaattgacacAGCACTTTAGAACTcatacagaagcaaaaaacaTGGCTTGGGAAAGTGCAGCACGGCTCCCCTGGAGAGAGTTCCAGcaaggaattctcttgctgcttctcaccctgccctggcagccatgtgaggcgcagcacaaaagttctgctccctgctttctgtggtgagaaaatggACCTCTCACATTTGCAATCATGGagagccaaaaaaaccctcactaTGGGTAAGTGCAGCACTGcccccctggagaaggtgccaggaaggaattctcttgctgcttctcaccctgccctggcagccatgtgaggcacagcacaaaagttctgctccctgctttccgtggtgagaaaattgacaAAAACCTTGTGCACTCATGCAGAACCAGAGCTCACCTCGGCAAAGTGCAGCGCTGCTCCCCTggggaaggtgccaggaaggaattctcttgctgctcaTCACTCCGTCcttgcagccatgtgaggcacagcacaaaattTCTGCTCCCTAATTTCTGTGATCCGAAAATTAACCCCTCACTTTTTCAATCGTATagagccaaaaaaaccctcaccttGACaaatgcagcactgctcccctggggaAGGTgacaggaaggaattctcttgctgcttctcaccctgccctggcagccatgtgaggcacagcacaaaagtgctgctccctgctttctaaagTTAGCAAAATTGACCGTTCACAGTTGTACTCATGTTGAGACAACACTTTCTtactcaaaagcaaaacccaagaaGCCACGTAGCCTTGGGAACCCCCTTGTCCTTCCGTGTGGCTGGTGacttcccatggctcttccACAAGGCAGGACAAATAACCATGAATTTGGAAGCCCACATTAGTTCAAGTACACTTAGTCCTCTGACAGTCACTACTTATGGGCCAGCagtcctctcacccctccacagaTCTGCCTCTTAGTCCTCTAGCAGTCATTCTCCATGGAGGGACCACAAGTCCTCCATACCTACCCACCAGCtcaccagaaatgagtcagaccacgccagaagtgacactgcctgacctgcaCGAGATATATTAGACAAGTAATgatggtttcaagacagaaaaaacaccaccatccaccagcacagcagaaaaacaaccagaagaa encodes:
- the LOC121081791 gene encoding E3 ubiquitin-protein ligase RBBP6-like, with product MSCVHYKFSSRLSSDVVTFHGPHISLRDLRRQIMGRERLKATRCDLQVTNAQTMEEYTDDNALIPRHSSVTVRRVPVRGVKATGKTDLGSQTEPASRTSKEVCKNTS